One stretch of Nocardia mangyaensis DNA includes these proteins:
- a CDS encoding CCA tRNA nucleotidyltransferase: MADRRARLLAGAQVTLGQLTDVLMPLGAMFAERGHSLYLVGGSVRDAVLGRLGNDLDFTTDARPEVVQELMRGWADHLWDTGGLAFGTVSAAKADQQLEITTFRADSYDRVSRNPEVTFGDTLEGDLVRRDFTVNAMAVKIGADGSLEFVDPLNGLDALLAGILDTPAAPQDSFDDDPLRMLRAARFVAQLGFEVAPRVRAAIVDMAEQIDRITAERVRTELDKLIGSVHPIDGINLMCDTGLAQRVLPEVPAMKLEIDEHHQHKDVYQHSLTVLAQAIDQEEGDPDLVLRWAALLHDIGKPDTKRNEPGGGVSFHHHEVVGAKMVRKRMRALKYPKAFTEEVARLVFLHLRFHGYGKGQWTDSAVRRYVTDADDLLDRLHKLVRADCTTRNKRRAAALRATYDELESRIATLRAQEDLARVRPDLDGNAIMELLDLPPGPQVGKAWKYLKDLRLDRGPMTREEAEAALLDWWKTQNP; the protein is encoded by the coding sequence GTGGCGGATCGTCGTGCTCGCCTGCTGGCGGGAGCGCAGGTGACGTTGGGGCAGCTCACCGATGTGCTCATGCCGCTGGGGGCGATGTTCGCCGAGCGGGGGCATTCGCTCTATCTCGTCGGTGGCAGTGTGCGGGACGCGGTGTTGGGGCGGCTGGGCAATGATCTGGATTTCACCACCGACGCGCGGCCGGAGGTGGTGCAGGAGCTCATGCGGGGGTGGGCCGACCACCTGTGGGACACCGGGGGGCTCGCCTTCGGCACGGTGAGTGCGGCCAAGGCGGATCAGCAGCTCGAGATCACCACGTTTCGGGCCGATTCCTATGACCGGGTCTCGCGTAATCCCGAGGTGACCTTCGGTGACACGCTCGAGGGCGACCTGGTCCGCCGGGATTTCACGGTGAACGCGATGGCGGTGAAGATCGGTGCCGACGGGTCGCTCGAATTCGTCGATCCGCTGAACGGCCTCGATGCCCTGCTCGCGGGGATCCTCGATACCCCTGCCGCACCGCAGGATTCGTTCGATGACGATCCCCTGCGCATGCTGCGCGCAGCCCGCTTCGTCGCACAGCTGGGGTTCGAGGTGGCGCCGCGGGTGCGGGCGGCGATTGTGGACATGGCCGAGCAGATCGACCGGATCACCGCCGAACGGGTGCGCACCGAGCTGGACAAGCTGATCGGTTCGGTTCATCCGATCGACGGCATCAACCTCATGTGTGACACGGGCTTGGCCCAGCGGGTGCTGCCGGAGGTCCCGGCGATGAAACTCGAGATCGACGAGCACCACCAGCACAAGGACGTCTACCAGCATTCGCTGACCGTGCTCGCCCAGGCGATCGACCAGGAGGAGGGCGATCCCGACCTGGTGCTGCGCTGGGCGGCGCTGCTGCACGACATCGGCAAGCCCGACACCAAGCGCAACGAACCCGGTGGCGGCGTGAGCTTCCACCATCACGAGGTGGTCGGCGCGAAGATGGTGCGCAAGCGAATGCGCGCGCTGAAGTACCCGAAGGCGTTCACCGAAGAGGTCGCGCGCCTGGTGTTCCTACACCTGCGCTTCCACGGCTACGGCAAGGGGCAGTGGACCGATTCGGCGGTGCGCCGCTATGTCACCGATGCCGACGACCTGCTCGATCGGCTGCACAAACTCGTCCGCGCCGATTGCACCACCCGCAACAAGCGCCGTGCGGCGGCCCTGCGCGCCACCTACGACGAGCTGGAATCGCGCATCGCGACCCTGCGCGCCCAGGAGGACCTGGCGCGGGTACGCCCCGATCTCGACGGCAACGCGATCATGGAACTGCTCGACCTGCCACCGGGCCCGCAGGTCGGCAAGGCGTGGAAGTACCTGAAGGATCTGCGCCTCGATCGCGGTCCGATGACCCGCGAGGAAGCCGAAGCCGCCCTGCTGGACTGGTGGAAGACGCAGAACCCCTGA